A section of the Acidimicrobiia bacterium genome encodes:
- a CDS encoding DUF885 domain-containing protein produces MTTRSDVYELADAYVERFAALDPLSATSEGITGHDHEMTDFSPDGVDERAEHDRATLRALVAATAETDADRVAAGALRERLELALEEHDAGERLRDLRVLGSPVQEVRMVFDLMPRESEEHWQTIAERLALVPQGLAGVVAGFNEGVQQGIVAARRQAVACARQADVWGGVDGSTRPFFLTLVDDYDARGFSDSAFRHRLEELASRATAAYAALGRYLVDEYAPHAAEHDPVGRDRYSLYARRFNGIALDLDETYAWGWEELHRIEHAMRSVAERIVPGIDVDAVIEHLETDPNRAIEGVDEFQRWNQNLLDTTVAELDGTHFDIPDPVKRVEAMIAPPGGAAAMYYTGPSEDFSRPGRTWYPTLGKTRFPLWGEVSICYHEGVPGHHLQIAQVRYLADTLSRYQRTLAGTSGHAEGWALYAERLMGELGYLDDPAYELGMLRAQAMRAVRVVVDIGMHLELAIPGDERYCPGDTWTPDLALPFVIERSKFPPDFMASEVDRYLGLPGQAISYKIGERVWLRARDDARRRTGDTFDLKEFHRRALDLGPMGLAQLESELARL; encoded by the coding sequence ATGACCACCCGATCCGACGTATACGAGCTTGCGGATGCGTACGTCGAACGGTTCGCCGCCCTCGATCCGCTCTCGGCAACCAGTGAGGGGATCACGGGCCACGACCACGAGATGACCGACTTCTCGCCCGACGGCGTCGACGAGCGCGCCGAGCACGATCGTGCCACGTTGCGCGCGCTTGTGGCCGCGACCGCGGAAACCGATGCCGACCGCGTCGCTGCCGGCGCGCTGCGCGAGCGGCTCGAGCTCGCGCTCGAAGAGCACGACGCCGGCGAGCGCCTCCGCGATCTCCGGGTCCTCGGCAGCCCGGTGCAAGAAGTTCGCATGGTCTTCGACCTGATGCCGCGCGAATCCGAGGAGCACTGGCAGACGATCGCGGAGCGCCTCGCGCTCGTCCCGCAAGGGCTGGCCGGAGTCGTTGCCGGGTTCAACGAGGGGGTGCAACAGGGCATCGTGGCCGCGCGCCGTCAGGCGGTGGCGTGCGCGCGGCAGGCCGATGTGTGGGGCGGTGTCGACGGATCGACGCGACCGTTCTTCCTCACCCTCGTCGACGACTACGACGCGCGTGGGTTCTCCGATTCGGCGTTCCGTCACCGGCTCGAAGAGCTGGCGAGTCGCGCCACTGCTGCCTACGCCGCGCTCGGTCGCTACCTCGTCGACGAGTACGCGCCGCACGCGGCCGAGCACGACCCGGTCGGGCGCGACCGCTACTCCCTCTACGCGCGGCGCTTCAACGGCATCGCGCTCGACCTCGACGAGACCTACGCGTGGGGCTGGGAGGAGCTCCACCGCATCGAGCACGCGATGCGCTCCGTCGCCGAGCGCATCGTCCCCGGGATCGACGTCGACGCGGTGATCGAGCACCTCGAGACCGACCCGAATCGCGCCATCGAGGGCGTCGACGAATTCCAGCGGTGGAACCAGAACCTGCTCGACACCACGGTCGCCGAGCTCGACGGCACCCACTTCGACATCCCCGATCCGGTGAAGCGGGTGGAGGCGATGATCGCCCCACCCGGCGGCGCCGCAGCGATGTACTACACCGGCCCGTCGGAAGACTTCAGCCGGCCCGGGCGCACGTGGTACCCCACGCTCGGCAAGACGCGCTTTCCCCTCTGGGGTGAGGTGTCGATCTGCTATCACGAGGGCGTCCCCGGTCATCATCTGCAGATCGCGCAGGTTCGGTACCTCGCCGACACGTTGAGCCGCTACCAGCGCACGCTCGCCGGCACGTCCGGCCACGCGGAGGGCTGGGCGCTGTACGCCGAGCGGCTCATGGGCGAGCTCGGTTACCTCGACGACCCCGCGTACGAGCTCGGCATGCTGCGCGCGCAGGCGATGCGCGCGGTACGCGTCGTCGTCGACATCGGCATGCACCTCGAGCTCGCGATCCCAGGGGACGAGCGCTACTGCCCGGGCGACACGTGGACTCCCGACCTCGCGCTCCCGTTCGTGATCGAGCGCAGCAAGTTCCCGCCCGACTTCATGGCGAGCGAGGTCGACCGGTACCTCGGCCTCCCCGGGCAGGCCATCAGCTACAAGATCGGCGAGCGGGTGTGGCTCCGCGCGCGTGACGACGCCCGCCGGCGCACCGGCGACACATTCGACCTCAAGGAGTTCCACCGCCGCGCGCTCGATCTCGGCCCGATGGGCCTCGCCCAGCTCGAGAGCGAGCTCGCTCGTCTGTGA
- a CDS encoding SHOCT domain-containing protein codes for MVVASDFGTGEVFLSMLWFFMFFIWIWLLIMVFGDLFRSHDLSGWAKAAWVIGIIIVPYFGVFIYLIARGGKMHEHAVQAAQAQDAAFKQYVQQAAGGGGSVADELARLADLKAKGTITDAEFEQLKAKALASA; via the coding sequence ATGGTGGTGGCGTCCGACTTCGGCACCGGTGAGGTGTTCCTGTCGATGCTCTGGTTCTTCATGTTCTTCATCTGGATCTGGTTGCTGATCATGGTGTTCGGCGACCTCTTCCGGAGTCACGACCTGTCCGGCTGGGCCAAGGCGGCGTGGGTGATCGGCATCATCATCGTCCCGTACTTCGGCGTGTTCATCTACCTGATCGCGCGGGGCGGCAAGATGCACGAGCACGCGGTGCAGGCGGCGCAAGCACAGGACGCGGCGTTCAAGCAGTACGTGCAGCAGGCCGCGGGCGGCGGCGGCAGCGTCGCCGACGAGCTGGCGCGGCTCGCCGACCTCAAGGCGAAGGGCACGATCACCGACGCCGAGTTCGAGCAGCTCAAGGCGAAGGCCCTCGCCTCGGCCTGA
- a CDS encoding SDR family oxidoreductase encodes MTALAGSHAVVTGGSSGIGRATARLLAAGGARVSLLARDEVRLADAARDVSFGVASDMVGVASADVRDGAALRAAVARLTEGLGPCDILVTAAGTAHPGYFEQLDESVFRDQMEVDYFGTLHAVRAVVPSMIERKRGHLVLVGSTAALIGVFGYSAYAPAKYAVRGLAETLRVELAPHGIVVSCVYPPDTKTPGLDRENAMKPPETERISASIKPRDATRVAQAIVRGIERDRLVITADLQTAALARAAGLLGPYVRRTMDRTVRKVRRQRGTFET; translated from the coding sequence ATGACCGCGCTCGCAGGCAGCCATGCCGTCGTCACCGGTGGGTCGAGCGGGATCGGCCGTGCCACCGCGCGGCTGCTCGCCGCAGGCGGGGCACGAGTGTCGCTGCTGGCCCGTGACGAGGTGCGTCTCGCCGACGCGGCTCGCGACGTATCGTTCGGGGTCGCGTCGGACATGGTCGGCGTCGCCAGCGCGGACGTGCGCGATGGCGCCGCGCTGCGTGCCGCGGTCGCGCGCCTCACGGAGGGGCTCGGGCCGTGCGACATCCTCGTGACCGCGGCCGGTACCGCGCACCCTGGATACTTCGAGCAGCTCGACGAGTCGGTATTCCGCGACCAGATGGAAGTCGACTACTTCGGCACGCTGCATGCGGTTCGTGCGGTCGTGCCCTCGATGATCGAGCGGAAACGCGGCCATCTCGTGCTGGTCGGCTCGACCGCCGCGCTGATCGGGGTGTTCGGCTATTCCGCGTACGCGCCCGCGAAGTACGCGGTACGCGGGCTGGCCGAGACGCTCCGCGTCGAGCTCGCGCCGCACGGGATCGTCGTGTCGTGCGTGTACCCACCAGATACGAAGACGCCGGGTCTCGATCGCGAGAACGCGATGAAGCCACCCGAGACGGAGCGCATTTCGGCGTCGATCAAGCCGCGGGACGCCACCAGGGTGGCGCAGGCGATCGTGCGCGGCATCGAGCGCGACCGGCTCGTGATCACCGCCGATCTCCAGACCGCGGCGCTTGCACGCGCCGCCGGGCTGCTCGGGCCCTATGTGCGCCGCACGATGGACCGCACGGTGCGCAAGGTGCGCAGGCAAAGGGGTACGTTCGAAACATGA
- a CDS encoding cytochrome d ubiquinol oxidase subunit II: MDDAVAVVLFFGVTAYAIFGGADFGAGFWDLVAGGPERGERPRAVVAHSIGPVWEANHVWLIFCLVVLWTGFPEAFASITLTLFVPLSLAALGIVLRGSSFAFRKEVSRTSSRRNFGAAFAGSSVLVPFCMGAVAGAIASGRVPAGGKAGDLWSSWLNATSILGGVLAVTVCAYLAAVYLFFDARRFGDPAMVEYFRRRAVAVAVVTGVVALIGIFLLRDDSPYVFDGLTSRALPFVIISALCGVGSLVLLLRDVARGARILAIGAVATVVLGWGVAQWDYILPETLTVSQAAAPDGTLTTILVVFVIAAIVILPSLGLLYVLDQKSMLEPDQ; this comes from the coding sequence ATGGACGACGCCGTCGCGGTCGTGCTGTTCTTCGGCGTCACCGCCTACGCGATCTTCGGCGGAGCCGACTTCGGCGCGGGCTTCTGGGACCTTGTCGCCGGTGGCCCCGAACGTGGTGAGCGCCCTCGTGCGGTGGTCGCGCACTCCATCGGACCGGTGTGGGAGGCGAACCACGTCTGGCTGATCTTCTGCCTCGTGGTGCTGTGGACCGGGTTTCCGGAGGCGTTCGCGTCGATCACGCTCACGCTGTTCGTGCCACTGTCGCTTGCTGCTCTCGGCATCGTGTTGCGCGGATCGAGCTTTGCGTTCCGCAAGGAGGTGTCGCGCACGTCGAGTCGGCGGAACTTCGGTGCTGCGTTCGCGGGTTCGTCGGTGCTCGTGCCGTTCTGCATGGGCGCAGTCGCGGGGGCGATCGCCTCCGGTCGGGTGCCGGCGGGCGGCAAGGCCGGTGACCTCTGGTCGAGTTGGCTCAACGCAACGTCGATCCTCGGTGGCGTCCTCGCGGTCACGGTGTGCGCGTACCTCGCGGCGGTCTACCTGTTCTTCGACGCCCGGCGCTTCGGCGACCCCGCGATGGTCGAATACTTCCGGCGTCGTGCGGTTGCAGTCGCCGTCGTTACCGGCGTGGTCGCGCTGATCGGCATCTTCCTCTTGCGCGACGATTCGCCCTACGTCTTCGATGGTCTCACGTCGAGAGCGCTCCCGTTCGTAATCATCTCTGCGTTGTGCGGTGTCGGTTCGCTCGTCTTGCTCCTGCGCGATGTCGCGCGGGGCGCGCGGATCCTGGCGATCGGCGCGGTGGCCACCGTGGTTCTCGGCTGGGGCGTCGCGCAGTGGGACTACATCCTCCCCGAGACGCTCACGGTGTCGCAGGCGGCGGCACCCGATGGCACGCTCACGACGATCCTCGTGGTCTTCGTGATCGCTGCGATCGTGATCCTGCCGTCACTGGGACTGCTGTACGTGCTCGACCAGAAGAGCATGCTCGAGCCCGACCAGTAG
- a CDS encoding cytochrome ubiquinol oxidase subunit I, translating into MLNIQSLVLAVDPVPWARTQMAFTLGTHIILVPLGVSWAFMVLVANYRAIKKGDADALLLAQRWSKYMAVTFAVGAVTGTVLTFEFGLLWPNFMGRFGDAFGIPFMIEGLFFFTEAIFLAIYIYGWRRLKPWPHFWTGVPIVIAGIGGTASVVAANAWMNEPAGFTLNSAGKVVDVNPVDVIFNNAFPYETAHMLVAAYLVGGFMIASVYAMGMLRGRRDRYHRLGFIIPFTVAAIAAPVQMFVGDQVARWVYNNEPTKFAAIELVPKTATDVPETLFGHLNSDGTVSGGIAIPGLASFLSDPSTGTSTQIKGLDSFPANERPTTEEVNVVHLAWDVMVGLATLLFLLSVWYGLSWLFRRDIPKMRLFLWLASGAGVAAVLAMEAGWVVTEVGRQPWIVTGYMKVEQAATTNTGVWATFLVILGLYLGVAVTLVLILRAMSRRFRAEGTDEHGGPYGPREPLPDAAAERVGV; encoded by the coding sequence GTGCTGAACATCCAGTCGTTGGTGCTCGCGGTCGATCCGGTGCCGTGGGCTCGCACCCAGATGGCCTTCACGCTCGGCACGCACATCATCCTGGTGCCGCTGGGCGTGTCGTGGGCCTTCATGGTGCTCGTCGCGAACTACCGCGCGATCAAGAAGGGCGATGCCGACGCGTTGCTCCTCGCGCAACGATGGTCGAAGTACATGGCGGTCACGTTCGCCGTCGGCGCCGTCACCGGGACCGTGCTCACGTTCGAGTTCGGGCTGTTGTGGCCCAACTTCATGGGTCGCTTCGGCGACGCGTTCGGCATCCCCTTCATGATCGAAGGCTTGTTCTTCTTCACCGAGGCGATCTTCCTCGCGATCTACATCTACGGCTGGAGGCGCCTGAAGCCATGGCCGCATTTCTGGACGGGCGTGCCCATCGTGATCGCCGGCATCGGCGGTACCGCGTCGGTGGTCGCGGCCAACGCGTGGATGAACGAACCCGCCGGGTTCACGCTGAACTCGGCGGGCAAGGTCGTCGACGTGAACCCGGTCGACGTGATCTTCAACAACGCGTTCCCGTACGAGACCGCGCACATGCTCGTCGCGGCGTACCTCGTCGGCGGCTTCATGATCGCTTCCGTGTACGCCATGGGAATGTTGCGGGGGAGACGCGACCGGTATCACCGGCTCGGGTTCATCATCCCGTTCACGGTGGCTGCCATCGCCGCGCCGGTCCAGATGTTCGTGGGCGACCAGGTCGCGCGCTGGGTCTACAACAACGAGCCCACGAAGTTCGCCGCGATCGAGCTCGTCCCCAAGACGGCGACCGACGTACCGGAGACGCTGTTCGGGCACTTGAACTCCGACGGAACCGTCAGCGGCGGCATCGCCATCCCGGGCCTGGCGTCGTTCCTTTCAGATCCGAGCACCGGCACCAGTACCCAGATCAAGGGACTCGACAGCTTCCCGGCGAACGAGCGACCGACCACCGAAGAAGTGAATGTCGTGCACCTTGCGTGGGACGTCATGGTGGGCCTCGCGACGCTCCTGTTCCTGTTGTCGGTCTGGTACGGGCTGTCATGGCTCTTCCGGCGCGACATCCCGAAGATGCGGCTCTTCCTCTGGCTCGCGTCGGGCGCGGGGGTCGCGGCGGTACTCGCGATGGAAGCCGGCTGGGTCGTCACCGAAGTCGGCCGTCAACCGTGGATCGTCACCGGCTACATGAAGGTCGAACAGGCGGCGACGACGAATACGGGCGTGTGGGCCACGTTCCTCGTCATCCTCGGCCTGTACCTCGGAGTGGCGGTGACCCTCGTGCTCATCCTGCGCGCGATGAGTCGGCGCTTCCGCGCCGAGGGCACCGACGAGCACGGCGGGCCGTACGGGCCGCGTGAGCCGCTTCCCGACGCGGCGGCCGAGCGGGTGGGGGTCTGA
- a CDS encoding CocE/NonD family hydrolase: MTRRPILAVVVSAVSTCLSLTGLSLTGFALAGVAPSARAAEVATFSVQGSVEQVAVTRGAPGAPVRLLNSEGHAVATKAVDRQGATLFRHVEPGTGYVVKVGGVRSKPVEVTNPDDAPDRSLYSSQHLEPGFGYIRTRDGTLLSANVTLPGPVKSGPYPTVVEYSGYDPSNPGGRQPASGIASFLGYATVGVNVRGTGCSGGAFDYFETLQSLDGYDAVEAVAAQPWVANGKVGMVGISYAGITQVFVAKTRPPHLAAITPLSVIDDTYWTLYPGGILNNGFAVQWGEDRQHDARPAASDWVRARIADGDTTCKANQTLRLQSPDVEREIAQLGPDRVPADRALAPSTFVDKIDVPVFIAGAWQDEETGSHFAEMLDKFAPGIVVKATVMNGQHADSLNPDVITRWAEFLDFYVARRIPSISPTVRAIAAIVLARVFGSDFTLPPDRFAGQKNFHTALASYQAEPPVRVLFDSGTGGSAGATLAGFATTQRSWPPPTTKASTWYFEPGGSLGDSPPTAATSDRFTYDPAAFPRTSENAWLPLPDGKATAYVSEPLSADTVMLGSGSVDLWLRSTAPDVDVEVTVSEVRPDGQETYVQSGWLRASRRALDRAASTALHPVPTFRERDATALPKGKFSLVRVPLFPFGHVFRAGSRVRIAVQPPGGNRPSWAFDSLTYPETVTNDIAVAPDHASRAVLPVVSGIDVPTPLPACGSLRGQPCREYVPTANASQGPP; encoded by the coding sequence GTGACGCGACGACCGATCCTGGCAGTCGTCGTCTCGGCCGTGTCGACCTGTCTTTCTCTCACTGGACTTTCGCTCACTGGCTTCGCGCTCGCCGGAGTCGCCCCGAGCGCCCGAGCAGCCGAGGTCGCGACCTTCTCTGTGCAGGGAAGCGTCGAGCAGGTGGCGGTCACCCGAGGGGCACCGGGCGCCCCTGTTCGGCTCCTGAACTCGGAAGGCCACGCGGTCGCGACGAAGGCCGTTGACCGCCAGGGCGCCACGCTGTTCCGCCACGTCGAACCGGGCACGGGCTATGTCGTGAAGGTCGGCGGTGTGCGGAGCAAGCCGGTCGAGGTCACGAACCCTGACGACGCGCCCGACCGGTCGCTGTACTCGTCGCAACATCTCGAACCGGGGTTCGGCTACATCAGGACGCGCGACGGCACCCTGCTGTCGGCAAACGTCACGCTCCCGGGACCGGTCAAAAGCGGCCCCTACCCGACCGTGGTCGAGTACTCCGGGTACGACCCCTCGAACCCCGGTGGTCGCCAGCCGGCCTCGGGGATCGCGTCCTTTCTCGGGTACGCGACCGTCGGCGTGAACGTGCGCGGTACCGGCTGTTCGGGGGGCGCCTTCGACTACTTCGAGACGCTCCAGTCGCTCGACGGTTACGACGCGGTGGAAGCCGTGGCCGCGCAGCCGTGGGTCGCGAACGGCAAGGTCGGGATGGTGGGTATCTCGTACGCGGGGATCACGCAGGTCTTCGTCGCCAAGACCCGTCCACCGCATCTCGCCGCGATCACGCCGCTGTCCGTGATCGATGACACGTATTGGACGCTGTACCCGGGAGGGATCCTCAACAACGGGTTCGCGGTGCAATGGGGAGAGGATCGTCAACACGACGCCCGGCCGGCCGCGTCCGACTGGGTCCGCGCGCGGATCGCGGACGGCGACACCACCTGCAAGGCGAACCAGACATTGCGGCTCCAGAGCCCCGACGTCGAACGCGAGATCGCGCAACTGGGCCCCGACCGCGTGCCGGCCGACCGCGCACTCGCGCCGTCCACGTTCGTTGACAAGATCGACGTTCCGGTGTTCATCGCGGGGGCATGGCAGGACGAAGAGACCGGGAGCCACTTCGCCGAGATGCTCGACAAGTTCGCGCCGGGCATCGTGGTGAAGGCGACGGTGATGAACGGGCAGCACGCCGACTCGCTCAATCCGGACGTGATCACCCGGTGGGCGGAGTTCCTCGACTTCTACGTGGCACGCCGGATCCCGAGCATCTCGCCGACCGTCCGTGCGATCGCGGCGATCGTGCTCGCGCGGGTGTTCGGTAGCGATTTCACACTGCCGCCCGATCGGTTCGCCGGCCAGAAGAACTTCCACACCGCCCTCGCGTCGTACCAAGCGGAACCGCCCGTGCGCGTGCTGTTCGACAGCGGAACCGGTGGTTCAGCCGGCGCAACACTCGCGGGCTTCGCGACCACCCAGCGGTCGTGGCCCCCGCCCACGACGAAGGCGAGCACCTGGTACTTCGAGCCCGGTGGCAGCCTGGGCGACTCGCCTCCCACCGCCGCTACGAGCGACCGATTCACCTACGACCCCGCCGCGTTCCCCCGGACCAGCGAGAACGCGTGGTTGCCGCTCCCCGACGGCAAGGCCACCGCGTACGTCAGCGAACCGCTCTCCGCCGACACCGTGATGCTCGGCTCGGGAAGCGTCGACCTGTGGCTGCGTTCCACCGCACCCGACGTCGACGTCGAGGTGACCGTGAGCGAGGTGCGTCCTGACGGCCAGGAGACCTACGTGCAGAGCGGTTGGCTGCGGGCAAGCCGCCGCGCGCTCGACCGGGCCGCGTCCACAGCGCTGCACCCCGTTCCGACGTTCCGTGAACGGGACGCCACTGCGCTGCCGAAGGGTAAGTTCTCGCTCGTCCGGGTCCCGCTGTTCCCGTTCGGCCATGTGTTCCGCGCTGGGTCGCGCGTGCGCATCGCGGTGCAACCGCCCGGAGGCAACCGGCCGTCGTGGGCATTCGATTCGCTCACCTATCCGGAGACGGTCACCAACGACATCGCGGTTGCCCCCGACCATGCGTCACGCGCGGTCCTCCCCGTGGTCTCGGGGATCGACGTCCCGACACCGCTCCCCGCCTGTGGCAGCCTTCGGGGCCAACCGTGCCGCGAGTACGTACCCACCGCGAACGCGAGCCAAGGACCCCCATGA
- a CDS encoding adenylate cyclase, which yields MTSTEVAPSLSASDLERVLGLMKGADSVELKLTVPNAAQRSTVAGLAIDPLDAQIRQVFFFDTPQLALNRAGLVVRARRVQGRDGDSAVKLRPVEPSELPSRLRKSPNLVVEVDAMPGGFVCSASLKSALTNAHVRDAVLGTRAVRKLFSKEQREFFAAHAPEGIALDDLPVLGPIFVLKLNFTPKEYGRKMVGEMWLYPDGSRILELSTKCQPGEAFQIAAETKAFLAKRGVDIGGEQHTKTKTALEFFSAELQAASSGGN from the coding sequence ATGACATCCACCGAAGTCGCCCCGTCGCTCTCGGCCAGCGATCTCGAGCGTGTCCTCGGGCTCATGAAGGGCGCCGACAGCGTGGAGCTGAAGCTGACCGTTCCCAACGCGGCCCAACGCTCGACGGTTGCCGGGCTCGCAATCGATCCGCTCGACGCGCAGATCCGGCAGGTGTTCTTCTTCGACACCCCGCAGCTGGCGCTCAACCGGGCCGGGTTGGTGGTACGCGCCCGGCGCGTGCAGGGTCGCGACGGCGACTCCGCGGTCAAGCTCCGGCCGGTGGAGCCGTCGGAGCTGCCGAGCCGCCTTCGGAAGTCGCCCAATCTCGTGGTCGAAGTCGACGCGATGCCCGGCGGGTTCGTGTGCTCGGCGTCGCTCAAGTCGGCGCTCACCAACGCGCACGTGCGCGACGCGGTGCTCGGGACGCGCGCAGTGCGCAAGCTGTTCTCGAAGGAACAGCGTGAGTTCTTCGCCGCGCACGCGCCCGAAGGGATCGCGCTCGACGACCTCCCGGTGCTCGGGCCGATCTTCGTGCTCAAGCTGAATTTCACCCCGAAGGAGTACGGGCGCAAGATGGTGGGCGAGATGTGGTTGTACCCCGACGGCTCCCGGATCCTCGAGCTGTCGACGAAGTGCCAACCAGGAGAGGCGTTCCAGATCGCAGCGGAGACGAAGGCGTTTCTCGCAAAGCGCGGCGTCGACATCGGCGGTGAGCAACACACCAAGACCAAGACTGCGCTCGAGTTCTTCTCCGCGGAGCTCCAGGCCGCTTCCTCGGGCGGCAACTGA
- the fumC gene encoding class II fumarate hydratase, which translates to MSTRTETDSMGAIEVPADHYWGAQTQRSIHHFAIGDDRMPDAVIRGMAILKKAAALVNRELGKLPTEKADLIVRAADEIIAGKLDGEFPLSVWQTGSGTQTNMNVNEVISNRAIELAGGEMGAKLPVHPNDHVNMSQSSNDTFPTAMHIAAVEEVVRELVPSVRRLRDALAAKVEEFADIVKIGRTHLQDAVPLTLGQEFGGYVAQLDADLERIELVLPGLYELAIGGTAVGTGLNTHPEFAERCAAEIAKLTGLPFVSAPNKFAALAAHDALVFASGALKTLAVSLMKIANDIRWLASGPRAGLGELILPENEPGSSIMPGKVNPTQSEAMTMVCVQVIGNDNTIGIAGSQGNFELNVFKPVIIFNFLHSVDLLAGSCAGFREFAIEGVEANEEQIAEYVDESLMIVTALNEHIGYDKSAESAKHAHKHNLKLKEAVVGLGHLTEEEFDRLVRPEKMTRPDE; encoded by the coding sequence ATGAGCACGCGTACCGAAACCGACAGCATGGGTGCCATCGAGGTGCCCGCAGATCACTACTGGGGTGCCCAGACCCAGCGCTCGATCCACCACTTCGCGATCGGCGACGACCGGATGCCCGATGCGGTGATCCGGGGCATGGCGATCCTCAAGAAGGCGGCGGCGCTCGTCAACCGTGAGCTCGGCAAGTTGCCGACGGAGAAGGCCGATCTCATCGTCCGGGCGGCCGACGAGATCATTGCCGGGAAGCTCGACGGCGAGTTCCCGCTCTCGGTGTGGCAGACCGGCAGCGGCACGCAGACCAACATGAACGTCAACGAGGTGATCTCGAACCGCGCCATCGAGCTGGCGGGCGGCGAGATGGGTGCCAAGTTGCCGGTGCATCCAAACGATCACGTGAACATGTCACAGTCGTCGAACGACACGTTTCCCACCGCGATGCACATCGCCGCGGTCGAGGAAGTCGTGCGCGAACTCGTGCCGTCGGTGCGGCGGTTGCGCGACGCGCTCGCGGCGAAGGTCGAAGAGTTCGCCGATATCGTCAAGATCGGGCGCACGCACTTGCAGGACGCGGTGCCGCTCACGCTCGGCCAGGAGTTCGGTGGTTATGTCGCACAACTTGACGCCGATCTCGAGCGCATCGAGCTCGTGCTCCCGGGTCTGTACGAGCTCGCCATCGGCGGCACCGCGGTGGGGACCGGGCTCAACACGCATCCGGAGTTCGCGGAGCGATGCGCGGCGGAGATCGCGAAGCTCACGGGCCTTCCGTTCGTGTCGGCGCCGAACAAGTTCGCCGCGCTGGCGGCGCACGACGCACTTGTGTTCGCGAGCGGTGCCCTGAAGACGCTGGCGGTGTCGCTGATGAAGATCGCCAACGACATCCGGTGGTTGGCGTCGGGCCCCCGTGCGGGCCTCGGTGAGCTGATCCTCCCCGAGAACGAGCCCGGGTCGTCGATCATGCCGGGGAAGGTGAACCCCACGCAGAGCGAAGCCATGACGATGGTGTGCGTGCAGGTGATCGGCAACGACAACACCATCGGGATCGCCGGCTCGCAGGGAAACTTCGAGCTCAACGTGTTCAAGCCCGTGATCATCTTCAACTTCCTCCACTCCGTCGACCTGCTCGCGGGTTCGTGTGCCGGGTTCCGCGAGTTCGCGATCGAAGGCGTCGAGGCAAACGAGGAGCAGATCGCCGAGTACGTCGACGAGTCGTTGATGATCGTCACCGCCCTCAACGAGCACATCGGCTACGACAAGTCGGCCGAGAGCGCGAAGCACGCGCACAAGCACAACCTGAAGCTGAAGGAGGCGGTCGTCGGGCTCGGGCACCTCACCGAAGAGGAGTTCGACCGTCTGGTCCGCCCCGAGAAGATGACCCGCCCCGACGAATAG